A genomic stretch from Petrimonas mucosa includes:
- a CDS encoding methylglyoxal synthase, with protein sequence MRKKLTIALVAHDHRKADMVDWVIYNSDFLAEHHLVCTGTTGKLVREALNREGVFPEITCMNSGPMGGDAEIAAMVVRKEIDMAVFLIDDLNAQPHEADIMMLLRQCRIHNVPIACNRYSADLMITSTLWDDETYKPMEPLYRKFDRNKPE encoded by the coding sequence ATGAGAAAGAAACTGACCATTGCCCTGGTGGCTCACGATCACCGAAAAGCAGACATGGTCGACTGGGTAATTTACAATTCCGACTTTCTGGCGGAGCATCACCTGGTCTGCACGGGAACAACCGGCAAGTTGGTTCGTGAAGCATTGAACAGGGAGGGAGTCTTTCCCGAAATCACCTGCATGAATTCCGGACCGATGGGTGGTGATGCTGAGATTGCCGCCATGGTGGTACGCAAGGAGATCGATATGGCTGTTTTCCTGATTGACGACCTGAATGCGCAACCGCACGAGGCCGACATCATGATGTTGCTGCGTCAATGCCGTATCCACAATGTGCCGATCGCCTGCAACCGGTACAGTGCCGACCTGATGATCACCAGCACGTTGTGGGACGATGAGACCTACAAGCCGATGGAACCCCTCTACAGAAAGTTCGACCGGAATAAACCGGAATAA
- a CDS encoding phospho-sugar mutase, translating into MDKETLLAQVTSKAQSWLDGNYDEETKREVRQLLQNEDKRPLIDAFYKDLEFGTGGLRGIMGAGTNRMNIYTVGAATQGLSNYLLQEFADLEQIKVVIGHDCRNNSRKFAEIAADIFTANGIKVFLFEDLRPTPEVSFAIRKLGCQSGIMITASHNPKEYNGYKAYWEDGAQVLGPHDKNIIAEVNRISSIEEIKFNGNKELIEIIGKDMDRAFIETVKSFVLSPQAIENQKDLKIVYTPIHGTGSKLVPDALKAIGFTNIIHVPEQDITSGDFPTVVSPNPEEPAALDLAIRKGIETGADIVLATDPDADRIGAAIRDDEGNFVLVNGNQMMIILVYYLMTRRKEYGLLNGREFVVKTIVTSELVRKIADKMGIEIFDCYTGFKWIADVIRKNEGKKKYIGGGEESYGFLADDFVRDKDSVSACTLFAEVAAWARDNGKTVYQLLQDIYVEYGYSKEVGISLVRKGKEGADEIEAMMRNFRANPIKQLAGSPVVLSKDFVKLESVDYVKEEVTTLEMPTTSNVLQYFTEDGTKVSVRPSGTEPKIKFYIEAQGGPVTSRKDLRQAEAEADEKIKAVREFFGI; encoded by the coding sequence ATGGATAAAGAAACATTATTAGCTCAGGTAACCAGTAAAGCCCAGTCGTGGCTGGATGGCAATTACGACGAAGAGACGAAGAGAGAGGTAAGGCAATTGCTGCAGAACGAAGACAAGCGGCCGTTGATTGATGCTTTCTACAAGGATCTTGAGTTTGGAACTGGAGGTCTACGGGGCATCATGGGGGCCGGCACCAACCGGATGAACATCTACACCGTAGGTGCAGCTACACAGGGATTGTCGAACTACCTGCTGCAGGAGTTCGCCGACCTGGAGCAGATCAAGGTGGTCATTGGCCACGATTGCCGGAACAACAGTCGCAAATTTGCCGAGATAGCAGCCGACATCTTTACTGCCAACGGAATCAAGGTATTCCTCTTTGAAGATTTACGCCCCACTCCGGAGGTTTCATTTGCCATACGCAAGCTTGGCTGCCAGAGTGGAATCATGATCACCGCATCACACAATCCCAAAGAGTATAACGGTTACAAGGCCTATTGGGAAGACGGTGCCCAGGTACTTGGTCCGCACGACAAGAACATCATCGCCGAGGTAAACCGGATCTCCTCTATCGAGGAGATCAAGTTCAACGGAAACAAGGAGTTGATCGAGATTATCGGTAAAGATATGGACAGGGCCTTTATCGAGACGGTGAAGAGTTTTGTCCTCTCGCCCCAGGCCATCGAGAACCAGAAAGATCTCAAGATAGTCTACACCCCGATCCACGGAACGGGAAGCAAACTTGTGCCCGATGCCTTGAAGGCGATCGGTTTCACCAATATCATCCATGTGCCCGAACAGGATATCACAAGCGGCGACTTCCCGACAGTAGTCTCGCCCAACCCCGAAGAGCCGGCGGCACTTGATCTGGCCATAAGAAAAGGAATCGAGACCGGTGCCGATATCGTACTGGCCACGGATCCCGATGCCGACAGGATCGGTGCGGCCATCCGCGACGACGAAGGCAATTTCGTTCTGGTCAACGGTAATCAGATGATGATCATCCTCGTTTACTACCTGATGACCCGCCGCAAGGAGTATGGCTTGCTCAATGGGAGGGAGTTTGTCGTCAAGACGATTGTCACCAGTGAACTGGTAAGAAAGATCGCCGACAAGATGGGAATCGAGATATTCGACTGCTACACCGGATTCAAGTGGATTGCCGACGTGATCCGCAAAAACGAGGGCAAGAAAAAGTATATTGGTGGCGGTGAAGAGAGTTACGGTTTCCTGGCCGACGATTTCGTGCGCGACAAGGATTCGGTATCGGCTTGTACCCTCTTTGCCGAGGTTGCCGCCTGGGCCCGGGATAACGGAAAAACGGTCTATCAGTTGCTACAGGACATCTATGTGGAGTACGGTTACTCCAAGGAGGTGGGGATTTCGCTGGTACGTAAAGGGAAAGAGGGTGCCGACGAGATTGAAGCCATGATGAGGAACTTCAGGGCAAACCCCATTAAGCAGCTGGCGGGATCTCCCGTTGTCTTGTCGAAGGATTTCGTGAAGCTCGAAAGTGTGGATTATGTCAAGGAGGAGGTAACCACGCTCGAGATGCCCACCACCTCCAACGTGTTGCAATACTTTACCGAAGACGGCACCAAAGTATCTGTCCGTCCCTCCGGAACCGAACCCAAGATCAAGTTCTACATCGAAGCGCAGGGTGGCCCCGTCACTTCACGCAAAGATCTCAGGCAGGCCGAAGCAGAGGCGGATGAAAAGATAAAAGCCGTGAGGGAGTTCTTCGGAATTTGA
- a CDS encoding dipeptidase, producing the protein MKRFLFIAAVYLATAFVAYPCTNFLIGKKASVDGSTFISYSADSYSLYGELYHWKAANHAPGTMLKVYEWDTGKYLGEIPQVPKTYNVIGNMNEHQVAIGETTFGGRPELSDSTGILDYGSLIYITLQRARSAREAIRIMTDLVAEYGYYSSGESFSIADPNEIWVMEMIGKGVGNKGAVWVAVRIPDDCVSAHANQARIQQFPLNDPENCLYSPDVISFARKQGYFSGKDADFSFAQAYAPLDFGALRFCEARVWSFFNRVNKDMAKYVTYAQGKTTDPMPLYVKPDRKLSVEDVQALMRDHYEETELDWRFDVGAGPFNSPYRWSPLTFEVDSVEYCNERPIATQQTGFSFVAQMRSWLPAPVGGVLWFGVDDAAQTVYYPVYCGHTDVPEEMAVGNGDLLTYSETSAFWIHNWVSNMVYTRYSDMSADMQKVQQRLENNFREIQPDIEKKALNLYNQSPEEAVRFLTNHTNTLVKEGLQEWKKLGQYLLVKYVDGVIKKEENGQFKRNPYGQPASPTRPGYSKEFYKKVIDQTGEKYKVQPIGKQGN; encoded by the coding sequence ATGAAAAGATTCCTCTTCATCGCTGCTGTTTATCTGGCGACAGCGTTTGTAGCCTATCCCTGTACAAATTTTCTCATAGGCAAGAAGGCGTCGGTTGACGGCTCTACCTTTATCTCCTATTCGGCCGACTCCTACAGTCTCTATGGTGAGCTTTACCACTGGAAAGCCGCCAATCACGCTCCCGGCACAATGTTGAAGGTGTATGAGTGGGATACGGGAAAATATCTGGGTGAAATTCCACAGGTCCCCAAGACATATAATGTAATTGGCAACATGAATGAACATCAGGTGGCTATCGGCGAGACCACCTTTGGAGGTCGTCCCGAATTGAGCGACTCTACCGGAATCCTCGACTACGGAAGTTTGATCTATATTACCCTGCAACGGGCCAGGAGTGCGCGCGAAGCGATAAGGATCATGACCGATCTGGTAGCCGAATATGGATACTACAGTTCAGGAGAGTCATTCTCGATTGCCGATCCTAACGAGATCTGGGTTATGGAGATGATCGGCAAGGGTGTCGGGAACAAGGGCGCCGTTTGGGTTGCCGTACGCATCCCCGACGATTGTGTATCGGCTCACGCCAACCAGGCTCGAATCCAGCAATTTCCGCTGAACGATCCCGAAAACTGTCTCTACTCGCCCGATGTGATCTCGTTTGCCCGAAAACAGGGGTACTTTTCGGGAAAGGATGCCGACTTCAGCTTTGCCCAGGCTTATGCGCCGCTCGACTTTGGCGCGCTCCGTTTCTGCGAAGCACGCGTATGGTCGTTCTTCAACCGGGTGAACAAGGATATGGCCAAATATGTGACTTATGCACAGGGCAAGACAACCGACCCTATGCCGCTTTACGTCAAACCCGACAGGAAACTCTCGGTAGAGGATGTCCAGGCATTGATGCGCGATCATTATGAGGAGACGGAGCTCGACTGGCGTTTCGACGTGGGAGCAGGTCCCTTCAACTCCCCCTATCGCTGGTCGCCCCTTACCTTCGAGGTGGATTCGGTGGAGTACTGCAACGAGCGACCGATCGCCACGCAACAGACCGGCTTCTCTTTTGTCGCCCAGATGCGGTCATGGCTACCGGCACCTGTTGGCGGAGTGCTCTGGTTCGGCGTCGACGATGCCGCCCAGACTGTCTACTATCCGGTTTACTGCGGTCATACCGACGTGCCTGAAGAGATGGCGGTGGGCAATGGCGATCTGCTGACCTATTCCGAAACATCGGCCTTCTGGATACACAACTGGGTATCGAACATGGTCTATACCCGATACAGCGACATGAGCGCCGACATGCAGAAGGTACAGCAGAGACTGGAGAACAATTTCAGGGAAATACAGCCCGATATTGAAAAGAAAGCGCTAAATTTGTACAACCAATCGCCCGAGGAGGCTGTCCGTTTTCTCACCAACCACACCAACACGCTGGTAAAGGAGGGCCTTCAGGAGTGGAAGAAACTGGGCCAATACTTGCTGGTCAAGTATGTGGATGGTGTCATCAAGAAAGAAGAGAACGGCCAATTCAAACGGAACCCGTACGGACAACCCGCATCACCCACTCGACCGGGTTACTCAAAAGAATTCTACAAGAAGGTTATCGATCAGACCGGCGAGAAATATAAAGTTCAACCGATTGGGAAACAAGGAAATTGA
- a CDS encoding FtsB family cell division protein: MKKRVLSLSVYQLAILIALIAMLFFFSDSSLLKRLKYENEIRDLKTQIEYYRKQTETDRAKLNELQSSLENLEKYARENYFMKKENEEIFVIE; this comes from the coding sequence ATGAAAAAAAGGGTGCTGAGTCTATCGGTCTATCAGCTGGCCATATTGATAGCTCTTATTGCCATGCTGTTCTTTTTCAGTGACAGCAGCCTCCTTAAACGACTCAAATACGAGAATGAGATTCGTGACCTGAAAACACAGATCGAATACTATCGCAAGCAGACCGAAACAGATAGAGCCAAGTTGAACGAACTCCAATCCAGTTTGGAGAATCTCGAAAAATATGCCCGGGAGAACTATTTTATGAAGAAGGAGAACGAGGAGATCTTTGTGATTGAGTGA
- a CDS encoding sigma-54-dependent transcriptional regulator, whose protein sequence is MKRILILDDNLTICLMLKSWLVKKEYQADTATSVQEAQQKVRNEAYDLILSDIRMPDVDGFSFLSWIKKFDSAILVIMMTGYADIESAVESMKLGAADYIAKPIEAELLYKKIADAFKVQENQRFTEQFRDPLIWPPGECYDAISAKVNEVIHDESHLLVIGDNGTGKTSVARYIYSRGRIDSGPFVTIDLNPQSLTRNCEKGDHETHFMQSLERAKGGLLLIQNLQKTGITIQTMLLRTLSAQKKDEDFVQIIMTTEEKKEQLELILLPKLADLILRSYIELPTLRGNREAILFFADHFLEVVNRELDKKMVTIEREVLEALFNYPWEENIKEMKYLIFKACLLAEGDRISAKVLPALFNTPVGERSESPQLQREGLEGLKKENYEKEKIIEALRIARGNKTVAASILNIDRKTLYNKIKLYSIEVN, encoded by the coding sequence ATGAAGAGAATCTTAATACTGGATGATAATCTTACCATTTGTCTGATGTTGAAGTCCTGGTTGGTAAAAAAGGAGTATCAGGCAGATACGGCGACAAGTGTTCAGGAAGCACAGCAGAAAGTGAGAAACGAGGCGTACGACCTGATCCTCTCGGATATCCGGATGCCGGATGTTGACGGCTTTTCATTCTTGTCGTGGATCAAGAAGTTCGACTCGGCAATTCTGGTCATCATGATGACCGGATATGCCGATATCGAGTCGGCCGTGGAGTCGATGAAGCTAGGAGCGGCTGATTATATCGCAAAGCCCATCGAGGCTGAACTCTTGTACAAGAAGATTGCCGATGCCTTCAAGGTTCAGGAGAACCAACGCTTTACCGAGCAGTTCCGCGATCCGCTGATATGGCCACCTGGAGAATGTTATGATGCAATTTCCGCCAAAGTGAACGAGGTGATACATGATGAGTCGCATCTATTGGTCATCGGTGACAATGGAACGGGAAAAACCTCGGTTGCCCGCTATATCTACAGCCGTGGACGAATCGATTCAGGTCCATTCGTGACGATAGACCTCAATCCGCAATCGTTAACCCGGAACTGTGAAAAGGGAGACCATGAGACCCATTTCATGCAATCGCTGGAGAGGGCAAAGGGTGGATTGCTGCTGATCCAGAATCTTCAGAAAACCGGGATAACTATTCAGACGATGTTGTTGAGGACACTCTCTGCCCAGAAAAAAGATGAAGACTTCGTTCAGATTATCATGACGACCGAAGAGAAAAAGGAGCAGCTGGAGTTGATACTGCTGCCTAAACTTGCCGATCTGATCCTGAGGTCGTATATCGAGCTTCCCACACTGCGGGGAAACCGCGAAGCGATCCTCTTTTTCGCTGATCATTTCCTGGAGGTGGTCAACAGGGAGCTGGATAAAAAGATGGTGACAATTGAGCGTGAGGTGCTCGAGGCGCTCTTCAACTATCCCTGGGAGGAGAATATCAAGGAGATGAAATACCTGATTTTCAAGGCGTGTCTTCTGGCCGAGGGGGATAGGATTTCCGCAAAGGTGCTCCCTGCATTGTTCAACACCCCGGTGGGGGAACGGAGCGAGTCGCCACAACTGCAAAGAGAGGGGCTCGAAGGTTTGAAAAAAGAGAATTACGAAAAGGAGAAAATAATCGAGGCCCTGCGAATTGCCAGGGGGAACAAAACCGTGGCCGCATCGATACTCAATATAGACAGAAAAACCTTATACAACAAAATCAAGCTCTATAGCATAGAGGTCAATTGA
- a CDS encoding hybrid sensor histidine kinase/response regulator, producing MKSSGMRSALKYEVITGYALVVVIMIIGLLAVYRNLVRFSETRLRNEDLSELLIVGNVINQLYEVESTQNLYTAENAANYYSRYSSIRPEVDAKIDSLKLLSKDSLRVVKLDTIGVLLDEKEENLMAIAVLLDSLSKAPEVIRQTVSTIVPRQVNDKLKQYVDRVPNVVETAAESDTVVVKGKKKGLLKRIGDAVKGKQDSTLIIKNRTVTADAGRENIRLAIDTVVNIVRHTERLNLENQRKFQTALLMRQSSMTHTNHLLTARIDDLLKSIEKEEIDKSIRLIEEREATLNHSSKIVLGVSLLAFLIALVFGVLFLMDVNRSQRYRRRLEESNLRINQLLQSREKLMMSISHDIKAPMSSILGYVELMESGTDEDTRRIYLSNMKKSGNHVLQLVTNLLDYQKIESGTWMRKEMNFNLHDLVEATLLSFKPLAEKKQLEYVATNRVPEDLDVFSDPFMLREICSNLISNAIKYTVEGRVEVVAGSPSRGDRRILEFSVKDTGPGIDKDYQEYIFQEFTQIRPERIDQHVEGSGLGLAITRGLVEELGGEVNLQSEKGAGSQFDVIIPLEPTRMKEPVQDEGDPDAEKEAISVLVVDDDPVQLTMMSGMLRLKRINVVTEVDPFRVLEIVKSQLFDLIFMDIQMPHLSGFMLVKKIRESGVDRLKSAPIIALSARSDLSSADFRQSGFTDFLNKPFTSAQLFSVIDRYLNGESASRNMKGEKPAGIEMLFKEVKDDPESLLLILRTFVVDTGNSLEQLKSSIRNNDQDSVSHIAHKILPLFMIIGDELLSERLRRLERKEPVGDEEKWRVTERIGSYIDEAREMVRKMENGK from the coding sequence ATGAAATCGTCAGGAATGCGTTCTGCACTTAAATATGAGGTAATCACCGGTTATGCATTGGTTGTGGTAATCATGATCATTGGACTGTTGGCTGTTTATCGGAATCTGGTCAGGTTTTCCGAGACAAGGCTCAGAAACGAGGATCTGTCGGAGCTGCTAATCGTTGGAAACGTGATCAACCAGCTCTATGAGGTTGAAAGTACGCAAAACCTGTATACGGCTGAAAATGCGGCAAACTATTACTCCCGTTACAGTTCGATAAGACCTGAAGTTGATGCGAAGATCGATTCGCTCAAGCTGCTCTCGAAAGATAGCCTGCGGGTGGTGAAGCTCGACACTATCGGCGTGTTGCTGGATGAGAAGGAGGAGAACCTCATGGCCATTGCCGTTCTGCTCGATTCGCTCAGCAAGGCTCCGGAGGTTATCCGGCAAACGGTCAGCACAATAGTCCCTAGACAGGTGAACGATAAGCTCAAACAGTATGTGGATCGTGTGCCCAACGTTGTTGAAACCGCTGCCGAAAGCGATACTGTGGTGGTGAAGGGCAAAAAGAAAGGGCTCTTGAAACGGATAGGGGATGCCGTAAAAGGCAAGCAGGACTCCACCCTGATCATAAAGAACCGTACCGTCACAGCCGATGCCGGCAGGGAGAATATCCGGCTGGCAATCGATACGGTGGTCAACATTGTCCGGCACACCGAACGGTTGAATCTGGAAAACCAGCGGAAATTTCAGACTGCGCTGTTGATGAGGCAATCTTCAATGACACATACCAATCATCTGTTGACGGCACGGATCGACGATCTCTTAAAATCGATCGAGAAGGAGGAGATCGACAAGTCGATCAGGCTGATCGAGGAGAGGGAGGCTACGTTGAACCACTCCTCGAAGATAGTACTTGGTGTCTCCTTGCTGGCCTTCCTGATAGCGCTTGTTTTTGGAGTGCTGTTCCTGATGGATGTCAACCGTAGCCAGAGATACAGGCGGCGTCTGGAAGAGTCCAACTTGCGGATCAACCAGTTGCTGCAGTCGCGTGAAAAGCTGATGATGTCCATATCTCACGATATCAAGGCACCGATGAGCTCCATCCTCGGTTATGTGGAACTGATGGAGTCGGGAACCGACGAAGATACCCGGAGGATCTACCTCTCCAACATGAAAAAATCGGGTAATCATGTGTTGCAGCTGGTCACGAATCTGCTCGATTATCAGAAGATCGAATCGGGTACATGGATGCGCAAGGAGATGAACTTCAACCTCCACGATCTGGTTGAAGCGACACTGTTGAGCTTCAAGCCGCTTGCTGAGAAAAAGCAGCTGGAGTATGTCGCGACAAACAGGGTGCCCGAAGATCTCGATGTTTTTAGCGATCCGTTCATGCTGAGAGAGATCTGCTCCAACCTGATCTCCAACGCAATTAAATATACGGTAGAGGGAAGGGTGGAGGTAGTGGCCGGATCGCCATCAAGAGGCGACCGGAGAATCCTGGAGTTCTCGGTGAAGGATACCGGACCGGGAATCGATAAGGACTACCAGGAGTACATCTTTCAGGAATTCACGCAGATCAGGCCGGAGAGGATCGACCAGCATGTTGAGGGCAGCGGTCTCGGTCTGGCCATAACCAGGGGACTGGTAGAGGAGTTGGGAGGCGAGGTCAACCTGCAGTCGGAAAAGGGGGCAGGTTCGCAGTTTGACGTGATTATACCCCTCGAGCCTACCCGGATGAAGGAGCCGGTTCAGGATGAGGGTGATCCCGATGCGGAGAAGGAGGCTATTTCGGTGCTGGTAGTGGATGATGATCCGGTCCAGTTGACGATGATGTCTGGAATGCTCCGGTTGAAGAGGATCAATGTTGTTACCGAAGTCGATCCCTTCAGGGTGCTGGAGATCGTGAAGAGCCAGCTTTTCGATCTGATCTTTATGGATATCCAGATGCCCCATTTAAGTGGGTTCATGCTGGTGAAGAAGATCCGCGAGTCGGGAGTGGACCGGTTGAAGTCGGCTCCGATCATAGCGCTCTCTGCCCGGTCGGATCTCTCGTCTGCCGATTTCAGACAGTCCGGCTTCACCGATTTCCTGAACAAGCCGTTTACCTCCGCTCAACTCTTCTCGGTAATCGACAGATACTTGAATGGCGAGTCTGCGAGCAGGAATATGAAAGGGGAGAAACCTGCAGGCATTGAGATGTTGTTCAAGGAGGTAAAGGATGATCCCGAGAGCCTCCTGCTGATACTCAGGACCTTTGTTGTCGACACCGGAAATAGCCTGGAACAATTGAAAAGCTCCATCAGGAACAACGATCAGGATAGTGTGTCACATATCGCCCACAAGATTCTTCCGCTCTTTATGATAATTGGCGACGAGCTGTTGTCTGAACGATTGCGTCGACTGGAACGCAAGGAGCCGGTCGGCGACGAGGAGAAGTGGCGGGTGACCGAACGCATCGGCAGCTATATTGATGAGGCGAGGGAGATGGTCAGAAAAATGGAGAACGGTAAGTGA
- the xerD gene encoding site-specific tyrosine recombinase XerD, whose amino-acid sequence MMQRNSPVGKYKRYLLLEKGLSSNTIDAYMADLQKLLDFAESRNLSLSEISFQHLEEFLAGLYDTGIKARSVARILSGVKSFFQFLMLDGYIEEDPSQLLESPKVGLKLPVVLSVEEIDAILSQIDLSTAEGTRNYAIIETLYSCGLRVSELTNLRFSDLFFDEGFIRVQGKGSKQRLVPISETAILKINNYLLHRSRQTVKRGYEDVLFLSSRGSAISRVTVFYYIRQYAEAAGIKKEISPHVFRHSFATHLLERGANIRVIQEMLGHEKITTTEIYTHIDRNFLRQEIIEHHPRNRKT is encoded by the coding sequence GTGATGCAGCGAAACTCACCTGTTGGAAAATACAAGCGTTACCTGCTTCTGGAGAAAGGGTTGTCTTCAAATACCATCGATGCCTACATGGCCGACTTGCAGAAGCTGCTCGATTTTGCCGAAAGCCGGAATCTTTCCCTTTCCGAAATCAGCTTCCAACACCTGGAGGAGTTTCTGGCCGGGTTGTACGATACAGGTATAAAGGCCCGTTCTGTGGCCCGTATCCTGTCGGGTGTCAAATCATTTTTTCAGTTTTTGATGCTGGATGGTTATATCGAGGAGGATCCTAGCCAATTACTGGAGAGTCCTAAGGTGGGATTGAAACTGCCGGTGGTGCTGTCGGTTGAAGAGATCGACGCCATCCTCTCCCAGATCGATCTCTCTACTGCCGAAGGTACCCGCAATTATGCCATTATCGAGACACTCTACAGTTGTGGCCTGCGTGTGTCGGAGCTGACAAACCTGAGGTTTTCAGACCTCTTCTTCGATGAGGGATTTATTCGCGTGCAGGGGAAGGGGAGCAAGCAGCGGCTGGTCCCTATTTCTGAGACGGCCATCCTGAAAATCAACAACTACCTGTTGCATCGCAGTCGGCAAACGGTGAAGAGGGGGTATGAGGATGTTCTCTTTTTAAGTTCAAGAGGAAGTGCGATCTCTCGCGTGACGGTCTTTTACTACATCAGGCAGTATGCAGAGGCGGCCGGCATCAAGAAGGAGATCAGCCCGCACGTATTCCGACACTCGTTTGCCACCCATCTGCTGGAGAGGGGGGCCAATATCAGGGTAATCCAGGAGATGCTGGGACATGAAAAGATCACGACTACTGAGATATATACCCATATCGACCGGAACTTCCTCAGGCAGGAAATTATTGAGCACCACCCGCGCAACAGGAAAACATGA
- the dnaN gene encoding DNA polymerase III subunit beta yields MKFVVSSATLLSHLQAISRVINSKNTLPILDCFLLELDGNVLTITAADNETRLETKVEVNSSEGAGSLAVNSKNLLDPLRELPDQPLTFDVNDETLEVFIYYHNGKYNFVGLKGDEYPKPKELKDSAIVLNIPAETLFNGINRTVFATADDELRPVMNGIYFDITADDLTFVASDGHKLVRVIHKDVKGDGRSSFILPKKPANLLRTLLPKESGTVELKFDENNAYITMSNFVMICRFVEGRYPNYNSVIPQNNPNHVTLDRLALLNALKRVSVFSNPASSLVKLQLSEDKIVVSAQDIDFLTSAEEVIPCQYNGSVMNIGFKAVFLIDMLNNIPSADVKIELSDPSRAGIILPAENEENEDMLTLLMPMMLND; encoded by the coding sequence ATGAAATTTGTAGTATCAAGTGCCACACTGTTGAGCCATCTGCAAGCGATCAGCAGAGTTATCAATTCAAAAAATACATTGCCCATTTTGGATTGTTTTCTTCTGGAACTGGACGGGAATGTGTTGACCATTACAGCTGCCGACAATGAGACCCGGTTGGAGACCAAGGTAGAAGTGAACAGTTCGGAGGGTGCAGGAAGCTTGGCCGTCAATTCCAAGAACCTGCTGGATCCGTTGAGGGAACTCCCCGATCAGCCCCTCACGTTTGACGTGAACGACGAAACACTTGAGGTATTTATCTACTATCACAACGGAAAGTACAATTTTGTAGGGTTGAAAGGCGATGAATATCCCAAACCGAAAGAGTTGAAGGATTCGGCCATCGTACTCAATATCCCTGCCGAAACACTTTTCAACGGAATCAACAGAACCGTATTCGCCACTGCCGATGATGAGCTCCGTCCGGTAATGAACGGTATCTATTTCGATATCACCGCCGATGACCTCACTTTCGTAGCATCGGACGGACACAAGCTTGTGCGTGTAATTCACAAGGATGTGAAAGGTGATGGCAGGTCATCCTTTATTCTGCCCAAGAAGCCGGCAAACCTGCTGAGAACCCTGCTGCCGAAAGAGAGCGGAACGGTTGAACTGAAGTTCGATGAAAACAACGCCTACATCACGATGTCGAATTTTGTGATGATCTGCCGTTTCGTTGAAGGACGGTATCCCAACTACAACTCGGTTATCCCGCAGAACAACCCCAATCATGTTACACTCGACAGGCTTGCATTGCTGAACGCATTGAAGCGGGTAAGCGTCTTTTCAAACCCGGCAAGCAGTCTGGTGAAACTGCAACTCTCGGAAGATAAGATTGTTGTCTCGGCACAAGATATCGATTTCCTGACCTCCGCCGAAGAGGTGATTCCATGCCAGTACAACGGAAGCGTGATGAATATCGGATTCAAGGCGGTATTCCTGATCGACATGCTCAACAATATTCCGTCGGCCGACGTGAAAATCGAACTTTCCGACCCCTCCCGCGCCGGAATCATTCTTCCTGCCGAAAACGAGGAGAACGAAGATATGCTTACGCTGCTGATGCCGATGATGTTAAACGATTGA